In Pyricularia oryzae 70-15 chromosome 2, whole genome shotgun sequence, one genomic interval encodes:
- a CDS encoding CAMK/RAD53 protein kinase produces the protein MDYDEDSQPTQATQTLVDPRRLGKQNSGFSDEEIADIICILYPKSENARRAVVALERDNSKHLVSRPTDNSSNVDYLFDDDPAQFGLATAVSGSHVIALKLSATTKDPAQGFTFGRHSGRCDICFTHDPHKRLSNIHFRIFLNEYGVLMLEDTSTNGTVVDEVLLKKSKPERCETKRTLSNGSQIKVLLHNNANDLVFLVQVPRREGQHEVDFRRNILVHKQRVQALADEEAATMVPGPAGGPPVLFPREAWGTDQRPRRHLQHEATVDSDERLPREWTGSDRYNRVGQIGKGAFATVHKVTSKYDGRPYAAKELDKRRFMKDGVLDQKVDNEMKIMRSVAHPNIVRYVDHLEWENRLLIIIMEYIPLGDLGGHVQRYGPLTERLAIATAKQLSSALGYLHTHNITHRDVKPDNILIHSRDNDTFTVKLTDFGLSKMVDNEQTFLRTFCGTLLYCAPEVYSEYLDYDEYGIRRPHQRRQHIGQRYDHAVDLYSLGGVLYYSLTGRPPFPADNGAGYAALLNTIMTQPLNIAPLEAVRLSHQGINCLQWMLWRRPEQRATVQQVENHEWLGGNLMGFSQNDAGNTSEELGQKASQLSLVDARQRSDPLSDDEFIDEDDEMMDMDRASSRTWSENASENRTFGRQAPRLFGEVGVSALGSSGVIPENRLNLSLGEGINFEDSDVIRDSFSSALTGNHVEDDPGLQPHAAAQVTNQCAFEENTAVDCFVANSQASENSANYEASREDIQPSRTGHDLGTSKRLLALDSSDENPGQAKPSFKRIRSDTAYDEALITSVPPLAFLASGRQINNPVAKSTFWAANDRTTWHLNYPEMTQLQHDAFVHASKSRGEEFGPGSSLWKLAMEFFPPSSGNIPAPDAQNLRPEGLGGRQDKESSPITDDSHSKGNSRGMSGLVVPVTDKRLAATFESAPGSLVENIAVPVEETFVSFGRADDNTNAYGFKKEVKVPKYAFKLILWRPGFDPSRNFRPWTCVRDADKAHFYIATKATNGIRVNDFVIPSHDHRNPTTACRHWARLYNGDTVTIWGDDQQQAKLRFRCFLTGSQEPRAQDDWPAALVSESDAVKLDEACTKAERRFPKFMEDDRINSAERQDQQRRELNVELERKRSEVFYQRRDEVVKALTQLRRETTQSSDSWGLTHAQLPLAGASRRAYVGTKSP, from the exons ATGGACTACGATGAAGACTCCCAACCCACGCAAG CTACCCAGACATTAGTCGACCCGAGACGCCTAGGCAAGCAGAATTCGGGGTTTTCCGACGAGGAGATTGCCGACATAATATGCATTCTCTACCCCAAATCCGAAAATGCCCGCCGGGCAGTGGTCGCACTCGAACGAGACAATTCGAAGCACTTGGTCTCTAGACCAACCGACAACTCATCGAACGTCGATTACTTGTTCGATGACGATCCGGCTCAGTTCGGCCTCGCGACAGCCGTCTCAGGCAGCCACGTTATTGCCTTGAAGTTGTCGGCAACTACCAAAGACCCTGCCCAGGGTTTCACCTTTGGTCGCCACTCAGGGCGATGCGACATATGCTTCACGCACGACCCGCACAAGCGCTTGAGCAACATCCATTTTCGCATCTTCCTCAATGAGTATGGTGTGCTTATGCTCGAGGATACGTCCACCAACGGTACCGTCGTAGACGAGGTTCTGCTTAAGAAGTCCAAACCCGAACGATGTGAAACCAAACGGACGCTGAGCAACGGCTCTCAGATCAAGGTGCTTTTGCATAACAATGCCAATGACCTCGTTTTCCTCGTGCAAGTGCCCAGGCGCGAAGGGCAGCATGAGGTTGATTTTAGGCGTAACATCTTGGTCCACAAGCAGAGAGTGCAGGCTCTGGCAGATGAAGAAGCTGCAACAATGGTTCCTGGGCCAGCGGGAGGTCCT CCTGTTTTGTTTCCTAGGGAGGCCTGGGGCACTGATCAAAGACCACGCCGGCATCTACAGCATGAGGCAACCGTTGACTCGGATGAGAGGCTACCGCGGGAATGGACCGGCTCGGACCGATACAACCGCGTGGGTCAGATAGGCAAGGGAGCCTTCGCTACAGTCCACAAGGTCACGTCAAAGTATGATGGGAGGCCATATGCCGCCAAGGAGCTGGATAAGCGTCGATTCATGAAGGACGGTGTTTTGGATCAGAAAGTTGACAATGAAATGAAAATCATGAGGAGCGTGGCCCAT CCGAATATAGTACGTTATGTCGATCACCTGGAATGGGAAAATCGACTGTTGATTATTATCATGGAGTATATACCCCTGGGAGACCTTGGTGGTCATGTGCAACGCTACGGCCCCCTTACCGAGCGCTTGGCGATAGCGACCGCCAAGCAGCTATCGAGCGCCTTGGGCTACCTTCACACCCACAACATAACACACCGGGATGTTAAGCCGGACAACATCCTGATACACTCGAGAGACAACGACACCTTCACGGTCAAACTGACAGACTTTGGGCTGTCCAAAATGGTTGACAACGAGCAGACGTTTTTGCGGACCTTCTGCGGTACTCTCTTGTACTGCGCCCCCGAGGTGTATTCGGAGTATCTTGACTATGACGAATATGGAATACGGCGACCCCATCAGCGACGGCAGCATATTGGTCAACGATACGACCACGCAGTCGATTTGTATTCTCTGGGTGGTGTTCTGTACTACAGCCTGACAGGAAGGCCACCGTTTCCCGCAGATAACGGCGCAGGTTACGCGGCTTTGCTCAACACTATCATGACACAGCCTCTCAACATCGCACCACTGGAAGCGGTGCGCTTGTCGCATCAAGGTATTAACTGTTTGCAGTGGATGCTATGGCGGCGACCCGAGCAGAGAGCCACTGTGCAACAAGTGGAAAACCACGAGTGGCTTGGTGGCAACCTCATGGGATTTTCTCAGAATGACGCGGGGAATACCTCGGAGGAGCTAGGACAAAAGGCATCTCAGCTCAGCCTGGTAGATGCCCGTCAGAGGTCGGACCCGCTTAGTGACGACGAATTcatcgacgaggacgacgaaatGATGGACATGGACAGGGCCTCGAGCCGAACGTGGTCGGAGAATGCTAGTGAAAACCGCACTTTCGGTCGACAGGCTCCTCGCTTATTTGGGGAGGTCGGTGTCTCGGCTCTGGGCTCGTCTGGTGTGATTCCAGAGAACAGGCTCAATCTCTCGCTCGGTGAAGGCATCAACTTCGAGGATTCCGATGTGATTAGAGACAGTTTCTCCTCTGCCTTGACTGGAAACCATGTTGAAGATGACCCTGGTTTGCAGCCCCAtgcagcggcgcaggtcaCGAACCAATGTGCGTTTGAAGAAAACACTGCTGTCGACTGTTTTGTGGCCAATAGCCAGGCATCGGAAAACAGCGCAAATTACGAGGCGTCCCGGGAAGACATCCAACCTAGCAGAACAGGGCACGATCTGGGTACTAGCAAACGCCTACTGGCCCTTGACAGCAGTGACGAGAACCCGGGACAAGCGAAGCCCTCCTTCAAGAGGATCAGATCAGACACTGCTTACGATGAAGCGCTGATTACGTCAGTTCCTCCGCTTGCATTCCTCGCCTCGGGAAGGCAAATCAACAACCCTGTCGCAAAGTCGACGTTTTGGGCTGCCAACGACAGAACAACGTGGCACCTCAACTACCCCGAGATGACGCAGTTACAGCATGACGCCTTTGTGCATGCCTCAAAATCTAGGGGCGAGGAGTTCGGCCCGGGAAGCTCCCTCTGGAAACTCGCGATGGAATTCTTTCCTCCTAGTTCAGGGAACATTCCCGCCCCAGATGCACAGAACTTGCGTCCCGAAGGCCTCGGTGGCCGACAAGATAAAGAGTCGAGCCCGATAACTGACGACTCGCATTCAAAGGGCAACTCTCGTGGCATGTCTGGCCTGGTCGTTCCAGTCACTGACAAGCGGCTGGCGGCTACTTTTGAATCGGCCCCCGGATCTCTCGTCGAGAACATCGCTGTACCTGTGGAAGAAACTTTCGTTTCGTTTGGCCGTGCCGATGATAACACCAACGCCTATGGCTTCAAGAAGGAAGTCAAGGTACCAAAGTACGCATTCAAGCTGATACTATGGAGGCCCGGCTTCGATCCCTCGCGTAACTTCAGGCCATGGACCTGCGTTCGGGACGCCGACAAGGCACACTTTTACATTGCGACAAAAGCCACCAACGGGATCCGTGTCAACGATTTTGTTATCCCGTCGCATGATCACCGGAACCCGACGACTGCATGTCGCCACTGGGCTCGTCTATACAACGGTGACACGGTCACTATCTGGGGTGACGACCAGCAACAAGCCAAGCTCCGTTTCAGGTGCTTTCTTACTGGTTCGCAAGAACCGCGTGCTCAAGATGATTGGCCAGCAGCCTTGGTTTCTGAGAGCGATGCCGTTAAGCTCGATGAGGCCTGCACCAAAGCCGAGCGGCGATTTCCAAAATTCATGGAAGACGACCGTATTAATTCAGCAGAGCGCCAAGACCAGCAACGGCGCGAGCTCAATGTCGAACTGGAACGCAAGAGATCAGAAGTGTTCTACCAGCGCAGAGACGAGGTTGTGAAGGCGCTTACCCAACTCAGGAGGGAGACGACCCAATCTTCAGATTCATGGGGCTTGACCCACGCACAACTCCCTTTGGCCGGAGCTAGTCGGCGGGCCTATGTTGGCACAAAGAGCCCATGA